AAACGACGGCGCGAATCGTACTTTTACGATTGGTTTGTGAAATGGCGGTCCATAGACTTGCCGGCTTATGAACGCTATCAACCAGGCCGAATCCGCCTCACTCGTCAGCGAGCCGTTACGAATCCAACCCGTGCTGGACGCCAAAGGGGTCGTCCGCGAAATGGCGGTGGTCGGCGGTCGCAGCCGACACACCCCCGCGCTGCTCGCCAGTGCCGCCTCAGCAGACGCCTTGCGGCGCGCAGGACGTGTTTTCCGCGCCGCGGGCTGCCTGGCGACGCTGTCCATGGACCATCCGCTCAACGTCAACACCGACATTCTGCTTGCGCAGCAGCTATGCCAGGATCTGCGCATTGGCGCCGTGGCGGGCGACCAACTGCGCGAAACGCTGCAGGAAGCGCATCCCGGCCAGCCCATCTATCCGTGCGCCAAAGTCACGTACAACGTCCCCTTAAGCGATCGCCTGGCGCAGGGCGCCACGCTTTTTAACAGTTACCAGGAACTGCGGCCCGCGTTACGCGTGCGGCTGTTGCCTTCTGCGCAAGTCCCGTTCGGCACACTTCGCGCCACCGGGCTGCAGGTCGGCATTCCGGAAGGCATCTGTACCCGCCGCCCGTTGCAGGAACGCTTTTTCAGCTTGCTAGGGCAGGCTTCCCGCCAAGGGCTGAAGGTCCTGGCGCAGGACATCCGCAGAATCGATGACTTCAATTGGCTTCGCGCGCAGCCGGACGTGCTGTTTCAAGGCGAGGCCCTGTCCATCGCCCTGAGCCTGCAGTACGTGCAAGAGTGGCTCACCAGCGCCGGTTCCGGGTGGCGAGCCTTTCAGATGGGCGCATAAGTCAAAGCGGCATAGGCCGGTCTTCACGCCGGATCCGATTAAAATCCGCGCATGCTTCCTACTCAAGTCATTTTGGCGCTGCTGGTGCTACAGCTTGCGCTGCTTATTCCCCTGGTCGCCGTGGGCATCCAGCTCGTGCGCTGGTTACATTGGTGTTTTTTTGCCAATCCCCAGACGCGGGGAGAGCGCCCGCGATTCACAGGCCCGGTGCTGGCCCTGATTTTCAGCACGATGGCGGCTACCGACTTCATCGGCTTCGAACCCTTCCTGACCCTGTCGCAAATGAATCCCGTGCCGGAGGGCGCACGCGCCTACTTCACCGTGGCGATGCTGGCCCTCGCGGTCTGGTGCTGGGCTTATGCCGGCGCGATCCGCAGCCGGTTCCGGTCGATGCTGGGCGCTTCGTAGCCCCTGCGCCCGTCTTCGTCACACGGGTCGGCCCTTTGCGGGCTAGCGGCCCGGATAGACGCCCTGGAACGGTTCATTGTCGGGCTCGCCAAAATTGGACCGATGGTAATTGGCGGGGTCGGAATGGGTCGCGCGCGTGGCGTGCGATCCGTCGCTGCGGTGAGAATCCATGTAACTGCAGCCGCTCAAGACGAGTGCCAGCAAAACGCCGGCGAAAGCCATGTTTTTCATGGCGCACCTCCACAGTTTTTGACTGCGCCCCGGACCGGCGAACCCGGCCGGTCGCAGCGGCAAGCCGAGCAAGTAACGTTCCCATTCAGGTTCGCGCCGATTTCGGATACATTCGACTGATTGCGATGGCTGGCAGGGCGGGCGCCGCCGGTCCGCATCCACCGCAATCCGGGGCGGCAGCCCCGCCAGGAGACGCGTGTGATACCACGCCAGTCTGTCGACATCGCCCGGGTTCTGCTTGTCATCGTCATGCTGCTGGCCTTGATGGTCGGCAGCCTGTATGTCCTGCGTCCCTTTCTGCCAGGGCTCATCTGGGCCACGACCATCGTGGTCGCCACCTGGCCCGTGCTGCTTTCGATTCAGCGGCATTGCGGCGGGCGGCGTTGGTTGGCCACCGTGGCAATGCTCTTCATCCTGCTGTTTGTGATCGTGCTGCCGTTGTATCAGGCGATCTCGACGTTGGCGCTGCATGGCGGCGCCATCATGGCGGCGGTCAAGAGCCTGCCCGACTACGCGTTGCTGGCGCCTCCCGCGTGGATCGGCAACATTCCGCTGGCCGGTCCGCGCATCGCCCAGGAGTGGCAGACGCTGTCCGACGCCGGCGCCGGCGGGCTGCTGGCGCGCATTGAACCGTATCTGACCACCGCCGCGCACTGGCTGCTGGGTCACGCCGCGATCGTCGGCGTGTTCGTGATGCACATGCTGATCACCGTGATCATTGCCGGCATTCTTTACACCAAGGGCGATACCGCGGCCGATCTTGCCCGGCGGTTTGCCAATCGGCTTGCCGGCGAGCGGGGCGTGGCCGCGATCAGGCTGGCTGCCTCTGCCATCCGTGCGGTGGCGCTGGGCATCGTGGTCACCGCAGTGGTGCAATCGGCGCTGGGCGGTATCGGACTGTGGATTGCGGGCGTGCCGGCGGCGGGGGTGCTGACTGCGCTCATGGTGATGCTGTGCCTGGCGCAGCTCGGCCCGTTCCTGCCGATGCTGGGCGGAGTTGCCTGGCTGTTCCAGAACGATATGAAGCTGGCCGCCGCCGTGTTGCTGGTCTGGGCCATCGTGGTGGGCACCTTGGACAACCTGCTGCGGCCGCTGCTGATCAAGCGCGGGGTGAATCTGTCGATGCTGCTGATCCTGTCTGGCGTGCTGGGCGGCATGTTCGCATTCGGCATCGTCGGATTGTTCATCGGCCCGGTGATTCTGGCGGTGACGTCGACGCTGCTCAAGGCCTGGATCGATGAGGTGCCGCCGCCTGCGGACGTCTATCCGGACGAGGCGGCCTTGGAGGCCGACCATCCCGGCGGATCGCAGCAGAAAAGGGCGTAACATCCGTCTCAAGGTGCGGGCCATGTGGCCCGCTTTTCGCAATACCCGGCAACACCGATGACAAAGCTTTTTATCGAGGCGCCCGCAGGCGCGCCTGACCTTTTCCTTTACCGCTTCAATCCGCTGCACCTGGAGGGGGGACGATGAGCAACACCATGCGGCCCACCAAGCCCGGCACACTCAGCCTGACCTCTCGCCCCGCAAAGCGCACTGCGGCAAACCGCAGCGGACGTCCGACGCGATCGGAAGGATCCGCCGCGACGAGCAAACCGTACCCGCGTGACCCGGCAGCCCCCAGCCCGCGTGGCTCCGGCGCCGACCGGCCCGCGCGAAGTGCAGCCTCCGGGCGCCCCGAACGAAGCGCGACTTCCGCCCGCCCCGAGCGAGGTGCGCCGTCAGCACATCCCGGACGCCCCGCGCGTTCCGGCAGTGAAAGCCCCGGCCGTCCCGCCAGAGGCCCCGGCGCCGACCGAGCCAGTCAACCGGCCAAGCCCGGCATGAAACCCCGCGCCGCAAAGCCTGGCAAAGGCAGCAGGAGCGACGACAGCGGTAGGGCAGGCAGCGCGGCGGGTATGCGCAGCACGGGCGCCCGATCGGGTGGCCCGGCCAAAGGCATTGCCTCG
The DNA window shown above is from Achromobacter spanius and carries:
- the ydiK gene encoding AI-2E family transporter YdiK translates to MLLALMVGSLYVLRPFLPGLIWATTIVVATWPVLLSIQRHCGGRRWLATVAMLFILLFVIVLPLYQAISTLALHGGAIMAAVKSLPDYALLAPPAWIGNIPLAGPRIAQEWQTLSDAGAGGLLARIEPYLTTAAHWLLGHAAIVGVFVMHMLITVIIAGILYTKGDTAADLARRFANRLAGERGVAAIRLAASAIRAVALGIVVTAVVQSALGGIGLWIAGVPAAGVLTALMVMLCLAQLGPFLPMLGGVAWLFQNDMKLAAAVLLVWAIVVGTLDNLLRPLLIKRGVNLSMLLILSGVLGGMFAFGIVGLFIGPVILAVTSTLLKAWIDEVPPPADVYPDEAALEADHPGGSQQKRA